A stretch of the Notamacropus eugenii isolate mMacEug1 chromosome 2, mMacEug1.pri_v2, whole genome shotgun sequence genome encodes the following:
- the LOC140523602 gene encoding olfactory receptor 2B11-like, translating to MSGSNESLPEVFILLGFSNHAWLELPLFLILVFIYPLTLLGNISIILVCRVDHRLHSPMYFFLSNLSFVDICYTTSIVPQILFNLGSSKKTISYMGCAIQLYFFHFMGASESLLLAVMSLDRYVAICKPLRYTLIMNHQICILLVSIVLLSALMYAVPEATLTLQLPMCGHNELDHVVCEIPVLIKAACGDTSSNELGLSVVCVFFLAIPLALVITSYAYIGQEVMKIQSAEGRKKAFGTCSSHLIVVLLFYGPAISMYLQPPSSITRDQPKCMALFYGVVTPTLNPFIYTLRNKDVKGALGNLYRRIFRSKGGLTFSVK from the coding sequence ATGTCAGGGAGCAATGAAAGTCTTCCAGAAGTGTTTATTTTATTAGGTTTCTCAAACCATGCATGGCTTGAGCTTCCTCTGTTCCTCATTCTCGTTTTCATCTATCCTTTGACTCTTCTGGGCAACATTTCCATCATTCTAGTCTGTAGGGTGGACCACCGCCTCCACAGCcccatgtattttttcctctctaatctctcctttgtggACATCTGTTATACCACAAGCATTGTTCCCCAGATTTTGTTCAATTTAGGGAGTTCAAAGAAGACAATCAGTTACATGGGATGTGccattcaactttattttttccattttatgggggCCTCAGAGAGCCTTCTCCTGGCTGTCATGTCTTTGGATCGCTATGTAGCTATCTGCAAACCACTTCGCTACACTCTCATCATGAACCATCAGATCTGCATCTTACTTGTGTCCATTGTATTGTTAAGTGCCCTGATGTATGCTGTGCCAGAGGCTACTTTGACATTACAGCTGCCAATGTGTGGACACAATGAATTGGACCACGTGGTGTGTGAGATTCCTGTACTGATCAAGGCTGCCTGTGGTGATACGAGTTCCAATGAACTTGGGCTTTCTGTGGTCTGTGTATTTTTCCTTGCTATTCCTTTGGCCTTAGTTATTACCTCCTATGCTTATATTGGGCAGGAGGTTATGAAAATTCAGTCtgcagaggggaggaagaaagccTTTGGAACCTGTTCTTCCCATCTCATTGTTGTCTTATTGTTTTATGGCCCTGCAATTAGTATGTACCTCCAGCCCCCTTCTTCTATTACCAGGGATCAGCCTAAATGCATGGCTCTTTTCTATGGTGTTGTGACCCCTACACTTAATCCCTTCATCTACACCCTGAGAAATAAGGATGTGAAAGGGGCTCTAGGCAATTTATACAGGAGAATCTTCAGATCCAAAGGAGGATTAACATTCAGTGTCAAATAG